Part of the Tolypothrix sp. PCC 7910 genome, ACACCTAAAATTTTTGATGCTGCAGCGCTTGGCGACCAATGAAGGTTTCAAACTAGACACGGTTTAGTCTCAGTAAAAACACATATCATTCATTTTGACAGAAACAATTAAGCCTTTAATCACCAATCTCTTCTATCCTTATTTTAAAAAGAAAAAGCTTGTGCTGTATTAGTCTCTGGTAGTGATGGACGAAAACAAAGATAAATTAATGGGCCAAATAAAGGCACAAGCGCAACTGCCCAAAAAACCCGCAAGTCATTGATTCCTCGACGTGCCATGTCATCATCAAATAATGAAGTTAACGGAAATACTAGGCACATCAAGCAAAAGTCTAAACTGATGAGATGAACAAAAGGTTCAGTAAAGAACTGCTGAATATAATCTTCCCAATTTCCCAAAATTGCAGCATAAGCTAACAGTGCAATCGTACCTAATAGCAAATAAAATCCTGTTGAACGCCGATCAAGAATTGTCAGCCACTTATCTTTTGCCCCAAAAAATTTTTGATTCGATTCACGGAAAATTAAGTAAGGTAATAGGCAAATTACTCCCGTAAAATTTGACCCGATGAAATAGGGCCAAGCGCGAAAGTTTTGCATTCTGCCATCAAAAAACATCAAGCAAGCGTAGATCATGGGCCAAATACCCATAAGCCAGAAAATTGCTGGGATAATAGCGTTCAGTTTTCCTAATTGGAACGTTAACAGTTTCCACCCTAACGACCATGTATCAGGATTATCTAGTGGAGCTATCCAAATGGTGTAAGCGACAAATCCTAACCAAATTAGCCAAAGCACAACTTTTCGGGACATGGGGGATTGGAGATTGGGGACTGGGAGACAAAAGGACAAGGGGAGAAATTGCCATGACCAATTACCAATTACCCATTACCTATGCCCCATACCCTCAACCTAACCGCTGATTCAGCGCAAAACTTCCGCCACAGGAATAGCTTTTACTCTCCCTATAGAGAGACGATGAAGCTAAATGCATAATAATGTCAATATACTTATTAAGTAAGACACCATTCTTATGCTAAACATTAAATCTCCCTATGTTAGAAATAAAGCCATCCCAGGCTGAACCAGCTGTGATTGCAGCGGTTGCTGATTATTTCAAGGTGCTATCAGAGGTAAGTCGGTTACACATTTTAACTTGTCTGAAGTCAGGGCCGATGAATGTAATGGAAATTGCAGAAGCGACAGGCTTGGGACAGGCAAATTTGTCTAAGCATCTCAAAGTGTTAACTCAAGCAGGGATTTTATCTCGTCAGCCTAAAGGTACTAGCGCTTTTTACGAGATTGCAGATCCGATGATTTTTGAACTCTGCGATTTAGCGTGCGATCGCATTAGTGAACGCATTCTACAACAGGTGGAAAGCCTCAAAGGTATAAGGGGCAATACAGCAGGTTTTTAAAAGGTGGTGCACCACCTTTTAATGAAGCAAATAAGTCAAATTTTCTTTGGTGTTCCCTGTTCAATAATTGCGGATGAATTGGTTAAATATCGCTGTGCAAGGTTAACTTGCAACAATCATATTATATAGCTTTATAGCTATATAATTATAATTATGTATCTAGAAGAGGCTAGAGACTAGTACCTCTGGGCGGAAGTCAAAAGTCTTTAATTTTGAATTTTGAATTCGGAGCGACGTGACGTGACGTGACCACCTCACTGATAAAATTACTTATCAGCTATTTAGTTAATAAATGAACAAGTCTGTTATGACTCACGTCCTTCCTCCGCTACGGATTGGTAAACATATTGCCCGCTATCCGATTGTTCAAGGTGCAATGGCTGTGCGTGTTGCGGGTGCAAATTTAGCTGGTGCTGTTGCTAATGCAGGCGGAGTGGGTGTCATCGCTTCTCTGGGACTGGGGTTGTATTCTCCTGATTTTGACAAACGCAAACGAGGTAGCTTTTTTACAGCAAATAAACTCGCTTTGATTGATGAACTAGCTAAAGCGCGCACTATCAGTCAAGATGGTGTAATCGGCGTAAATATTCTAGTTGCTACTAAAGACTATCCAGTCTTGGCTCAGACTGCTGCGGCTGAAGGAG contains:
- a CDS encoding DUF2834 domain-containing protein, with the translated sequence MSRKVVLWLIWLGFVAYTIWIAPLDNPDTWSLGWKLLTFQLGKLNAIIPAIFWLMGIWPMIYACLMFFDGRMQNFRAWPYFIGSNFTGVICLLPYLIFRESNQKFFGAKDKWLTILDRRSTGFYLLLGTIALLAYAAILGNWEDYIQQFFTEPFVHLISLDFCLMCLVFPLTSLFDDDMARRGINDLRVFWAVALVPLFGPLIYLCFRPSLPETNTAQAFSF
- a CDS encoding helix-turn-helix transcriptional regulator produces the protein MLEIKPSQAEPAVIAAVADYFKVLSEVSRLHILTCLKSGPMNVMEIAEATGLGQANLSKHLKVLTQAGILSRQPKGTSAFYEIADPMIFELCDLACDRISERILQQVESLKGIRGNTAGF